A stretch of Aerococcus christensenii DNA encodes these proteins:
- the mnmG gene encoding tRNA uridine-5-carboxymethylaminomethyl(34) synthesis enzyme MnmG — MQTFEAGRYDVVVVGAGHAGCEAALASARVGMETLLITLNVNMVAFMPCNPSIGGPAKGVVVREIDALGGEMGKNIDKTYIQMRMLNTGKGPAVRALRAQADKEAYAREMRRTIENTPHLTLRQAVVDDLVVEDGICKGVITQTGAIYRSQATILTVGTAARGQIIIGELKYSAGPNNSQSADQLTKNLADKYGFEVKRFKTGTPPRVDKKTINFSKTTIQPGNKEPHHFSSLSKDEDYLPVEDQIPCYLTYTSAETHQLIRDNLHRAPMFTGIVEGVGARYCPSIEDKIVRFADKPKHQLFLEPEGKDNEEIYLQGLSTSLPEDVQMEMVQTIPGLEKARIIRDAYAIEYDMVVPSQLKPTFETKLIENLYTAGQTNGTSGYEEAAGQGLYAGINAVLKIRGEEPMILGRDQAYIGVLVDDLVTKGTTEPYRLLTSRAEYRLLLRHDNAELRLTELGRKIGLVKDEQYQHFLAYKESVQKEVERLETTRLRPSKDLQAFLKEKGSALLQDGILAADLLRRPELSIEDIWQFSQPDGDYDRRIKEEVTIQIKYAGYIEKAEKQVMRLRKMEGKLIPETIDYDKVEGLATEAKDRLKKIQPRTLAQASRVSGVNPADISILAIYLTSHFQNKNN, encoded by the coding sequence ATGCAAACTTTTGAAGCAGGGAGATATGATGTTGTTGTCGTTGGAGCAGGTCATGCTGGGTGTGAGGCCGCTTTGGCGAGCGCAAGAGTGGGAATGGAAACCTTACTTATCACCTTGAACGTTAATATGGTTGCTTTTATGCCTTGTAATCCATCTATCGGAGGGCCAGCCAAAGGAGTGGTCGTTCGTGAAATTGATGCCTTGGGCGGAGAGATGGGGAAAAATATCGACAAAACTTACATTCAAATGAGAATGTTAAATACAGGGAAGGGACCAGCTGTCCGCGCTTTACGGGCACAAGCTGATAAAGAGGCGTATGCACGCGAAATGCGCCGAACGATTGAAAATACGCCACATTTAACCCTTCGACAGGCGGTTGTAGATGATCTCGTGGTAGAAGATGGCATCTGTAAAGGGGTTATTACACAAACGGGAGCGATTTATCGGAGCCAAGCCACGATATTAACAGTTGGAACAGCGGCTAGAGGCCAGATTATTATTGGAGAATTAAAGTATTCAGCTGGACCTAATAATTCTCAATCTGCAGATCAATTAACCAAAAATTTAGCAGATAAATATGGATTTGAAGTGAAACGTTTTAAGACAGGAACCCCACCACGTGTTGATAAAAAAACTATTAATTTTTCAAAAACTACTATTCAACCTGGAAATAAAGAACCCCATCATTTTTCTTCTTTGTCTAAAGATGAGGATTATCTCCCAGTTGAAGATCAAATTCCTTGTTATTTAACGTATACTTCAGCAGAAACGCATCAATTAATTCGAGATAATCTACATCGTGCGCCAATGTTTACAGGTATTGTAGAAGGAGTGGGCGCTAGGTATTGTCCATCTATTGAAGATAAGATTGTTCGTTTTGCAGATAAACCCAAGCATCAATTATTTTTAGAACCGGAAGGAAAAGATAACGAAGAGATCTATCTTCAGGGACTTTCTACTTCCTTACCAGAAGATGTTCAAATGGAAATGGTTCAAACTATTCCAGGCTTAGAAAAAGCAAGAATTATTCGAGATGCTTATGCTATTGAATATGATATGGTGGTTCCGAGTCAATTGAAGCCAACTTTTGAAACCAAATTAATTGAAAATCTTTATACAGCGGGACAAACCAACGGAACAAGTGGTTATGAAGAAGCTGCTGGGCAGGGACTCTATGCTGGGATTAATGCGGTACTAAAAATCCGTGGTGAAGAACCCATGATTTTAGGAAGAGATCAAGCTTATATTGGGGTTTTAGTGGATGATTTAGTGACTAAAGGAACCACAGAACCTTATCGATTATTGACTTCTCGAGCAGAATATCGTTTGTTATTGCGGCATGATAATGCAGAACTAAGACTAACTGAGCTAGGTCGCAAAATAGGTTTAGTTAAGGATGAACAGTATCAACATTTTTTAGCTTATAAAGAATCTGTTCAAAAAGAAGTTGAACGTTTAGAGACCACGCGATTACGTCCAAGTAAAGATTTACAAGCTTTCTTAAAAGAGAAAGGCTCTGCCTTACTTCAAGACGGTATCTTGGCGGCTGATTTATTACGGCGCCCTGAGTTATCTATTGAAGATATTTGGCAATTTAGCCAACCAGATGGGGATTATGACCGGAGAATAAAAGAAGAAGTTACCATTCAAATTAAGTACGCTGGATATATTGAAAAAGCTGAAAAACAAGTGATGCGTTTGAGAAAGATGGAAGGAAAGTTAATACCAGAAACTATCGATTACGATAAAGTTGAAGGTTTAGCGACTGAAGCGAAAGATCGTTTAAAGAAGATTCAGCCTCGAACACTTGCGCAAGCGAGTCGGGTATCTGGAGTTAATCCAGCAGATATTTCCATTTTGGCTATTTATTTAACAAGCCATTTTCAAAATAAAAATAACTAA
- a CDS encoding LytR/AlgR family response regulator transcription factor, producing the protein MLHILIVDDEAFARQELAYLVNLHPQVSRIDQAESVTEALTIMLDNKPDIVFLDIQLDGETGFDLAYKFLQMRKPPYLIFATAYDNYALDAFKVNANDYILKPFEENKIQAALNKYLQYSELSVSDSTDTTSKESSSNYDTIAIQSDDRVYLLHPEDIFLVSVQGHTVTVDTLNKSFVTTGTLSAIEKKLPDDLFLRCHRSFILNITHIVEIQPWFNQTYQVTLSNHIKVPVSRSYLKSFKTRLNIN; encoded by the coding sequence ATGCTACACATTCTAATAGTTGATGACGAAGCTTTTGCACGTCAAGAATTAGCTTATTTAGTGAATTTACATCCTCAAGTTTCTCGAATAGATCAAGCTGAATCTGTCACAGAAGCTCTAACCATCATGCTCGATAATAAACCTGACATCGTTTTTCTAGACATTCAGTTAGACGGCGAAACTGGTTTTGATTTAGCCTATAAATTTTTGCAAATGCGAAAACCGCCTTATTTAATTTTCGCAACTGCCTATGATAACTACGCGTTAGACGCTTTTAAAGTCAATGCAAATGACTACATTTTAAAACCTTTTGAAGAAAATAAAATTCAAGCTGCACTTAATAAATATTTACAGTACTCTGAATTATCTGTATCTGATTCTACAGATACTACTTCTAAAGAGTCTTCATCCAATTATGATACAATTGCTATTCAAAGTGATGATAGGGTCTACCTTCTTCATCCAGAAGATATTTTCCTTGTTTCTGTTCAGGGACATACAGTCACAGTTGATACTCTTAATAAATCCTTTGTGACTACTGGCACATTAAGTGCTATTGAGAAAAAACTTCCTGATGACTTATTCTTGCGTTGTCATCGCTCTTTCATTTTGAATATCACACATATTGTTGAAATTCAGCCTTGGTTTAACCAAACTTATCAGGTTACACTTTCTAATCATATCAAAGTTCCTGTTAGTCGATCTTACTTAAAAAGCTTTAAAACACGCCTAAATATAAACTAG
- a CDS encoding C69 family dipeptidase produces MIKESSCTTILVGKKASLNGSTLIARNEDGGDRPDPQRFVVVSPEDQPSSYKTFKGNITIELPECPGSYTSTPEADVEHNGLFAGSGINQWNVAMSATETITTNPRVLAADPYVPGSIVEADMVTLVLPYIHSAKEGVLRMGELLEEYGTYEANGMAFSDSEEIWYMETYGGHHWAAIRIPDECYVVAPNRLNIDQFDFESDQVLYCTDLQAFIEENQLNPDSEGLNLRHTLGSDDYKDVQYNNPRTWYVQKHFSDLSRPYTEDCPFVDDPAYPDQPFLCYPKRKLSVEDIKWALSSHYEGTVYDIYGKMGTEEEKHRYRAIGLNRNMEVHCLEIRPQLPTGLQGVHWLAFASNAYNCLLPFYSYVKDTPASWRDTPISYNPNYMYWLVQTMAVIGDRDYSLYGTLQNEFEKSVMAKLRRMQVEIDQEVKSMTDQEAIKEKLTVANQTMADFLLQASQKQLGQLVEVASTKMDLRFNLKD; encoded by the coding sequence ATGATAAAAGAATCTTCATGTACGACCATATTAGTAGGGAAAAAGGCCTCTTTGAATGGCTCCACTTTAATTGCGCGAAATGAGGATGGGGGAGATCGCCCAGATCCACAACGTTTTGTTGTTGTTTCTCCAGAAGATCAACCTTCTTCTTATAAAACGTTTAAAGGCAATATAACCATTGAACTTCCTGAGTGTCCAGGGAGTTATACTTCAACGCCTGAAGCAGATGTAGAACATAATGGTCTTTTTGCGGGATCTGGTATTAATCAATGGAATGTTGCTATGTCTGCAACTGAAACTATTACGACTAATCCTCGAGTATTAGCAGCAGATCCTTATGTACCAGGATCTATTGTTGAAGCGGATATGGTTACTTTAGTCTTACCTTATATTCATTCGGCTAAAGAAGGCGTTTTGAGAATGGGTGAGTTACTAGAAGAATATGGGACTTACGAAGCCAACGGCATGGCTTTCTCAGATAGTGAAGAAATTTGGTATATGGAAACTTACGGCGGCCACCATTGGGCTGCTATTCGGATACCAGACGAGTGTTATGTGGTTGCGCCTAATCGTCTCAATATTGATCAATTTGATTTTGAGAGTGATCAAGTTTTATATTGTACAGATTTACAAGCTTTTATTGAAGAAAATCAGTTAAATCCTGATTCTGAAGGACTTAATTTACGCCACACTTTGGGAAGTGATGACTATAAGGATGTTCAATATAATAATCCGAGAACTTGGTACGTTCAAAAACATTTTTCAGATTTATCACGACCTTATACAGAGGATTGCCCATTTGTGGATGATCCAGCTTATCCTGATCAGCCTTTCTTGTGCTATCCAAAGCGTAAATTATCAGTTGAAGATATTAAATGGGCACTTTCTTCGCATTACGAAGGAACGGTGTACGATATTTATGGAAAAATGGGAACGGAAGAAGAAAAACATCGTTATCGGGCGATAGGATTGAATCGAAATATGGAAGTTCATTGCTTAGAAATTCGTCCTCAACTTCCCACTGGATTACAAGGCGTTCATTGGTTAGCATTTGCTTCTAATGCTTATAATTGTTTACTTCCCTTTTATAGCTATGTTAAAGATACGCCTGCAAGTTGGCGCGATACCCCGATTTCTTATAATCCTAATTATATGTATTGGCTGGTTCAAACCATGGCGGTGATTGGAGACAGGGATTATAGTTTGTATGGAACTTTACAGAATGAATTTGAAAAGAGCGTAATGGCTAAATTACGTCGGATGCAGGTAGAAATAGATCAAGAAGTCAAATCTATGACTGATCAAGAAGCTATCAAAGAAAAACTGACTGTTGCTAACCAAACTATGGCTGATTTCTTATTGCAAGCTAGCCAAAAACAATTAGGCCAATTGGTTGAAGTGGCTTCTACAAAGATGGATTTACGTTTTAATTTAAAAGATTAA
- the lrgB gene encoding antiholin-like protein LrgB, whose protein sequence is MIPYIGIVLSLVTFMFGTFLYNRYHHFFLFSPLFVAMVLSIGFLLITGIPYETYQPGGKVIMFFLDPATIAFAVPLYKQRALLFKYWKQIVAMLIAGLVLSVICVTIAAQILHMDKGIIGAMMPQAATTAIALPIAESIGGIKAITALAVILNAVLVSALGKTVLDKLHITDPIARGLALGTAGHTVGAAVALQNGETEGAMASLAMVVVSVLTVFVVPILAPIFGL, encoded by the coding sequence ATGATTCCTTATATCGGTATTGTTCTTTCTTTAGTTACCTTTATGTTTGGTACCTTCCTTTACAATCGTTACCATCATTTCTTCCTCTTCTCTCCACTATTTGTGGCTATGGTTTTAAGCATTGGTTTCCTTTTAATTACAGGAATTCCTTATGAAACCTACCAACCAGGTGGAAAAGTTATTATGTTCTTCCTAGATCCAGCAACCATTGCTTTTGCAGTTCCGCTTTACAAGCAAAGAGCTTTATTATTTAAATACTGGAAACAAATTGTTGCCATGTTAATTGCTGGTTTAGTATTATCTGTGATTTGTGTCACCATTGCTGCCCAAATCCTTCATATGGATAAAGGTATCATCGGTGCTATGATGCCACAAGCTGCAACGACAGCGATCGCACTTCCTATTGCAGAATCCATTGGTGGTATTAAAGCTATTACAGCTCTCGCAGTTATCTTAAATGCGGTTCTTGTTTCTGCATTAGGTAAAACAGTTCTTGATAAACTTCACATAACTGATCCTATCGCTAGAGGATTAGCTTTAGGAACAGCTGGACACACTGTTGGTGCAGCAGTTGCTTTACAAAACGGAGAAACAGAAGGCGCTATGGCTTCCCTAGCTATGGTGGTGGTTAGTGTCCTTACAGTCTTCGTTGTCCCAATCCTAGCTCCAATTTTCGGCCTCTAA
- the lrgA gene encoding antiholin-like murein hydrolase modulator LrgA, producing MKKTSFITQAGIFAIILLISHFLAKLSPIPMPASVIGLILLFAGLCLGIIKLEQVEDLAQSLIGVLAFLFVPSGVSLMTSLDIMKASGVQIIFLIAFWTVIAMLIIGYVGQAIEWLKSKAKAKNASTQENH from the coding sequence ATGAAAAAAACAAGTTTTATTACCCAAGCTGGTATTTTTGCCATCATTTTATTAATTTCTCATTTTCTTGCTAAATTATCTCCTATTCCTATGCCTGCTTCAGTGATTGGATTAATTCTTCTTTTCGCTGGATTATGTTTAGGAATTATTAAACTTGAACAAGTGGAAGACCTTGCACAAAGTTTAATTGGTGTGTTAGCTTTTCTTTTTGTTCCTTCTGGAGTATCTTTGATGACTTCTTTGGACATTATGAAAGCTTCAGGTGTTCAAATTATTTTCCTTATTGCCTTTTGGACAGTGATTGCTATGTTAATTATCGGCTATGTTGGCCAAGCTATCGAATGGTTAAAATCCAAAGCAAAAGCTAAAAATGCAAGTACTCAAGAAAATCATTAA
- a CDS encoding transglutaminase domain-containing protein — protein sequence MSLFRRYCLCLSIVVSLAGCQNQWEEKIVELPFFNTLLEKFQALDAKIYQFPYLASEEETVKEKKNLFKELQTLKPVGVLENEEDPKLLATVLNQLENGNYHFILKIKNDRLDKNKLFDHLCKNLYGHYYGITLKQVKMYVSSKKLGETKVLFAFQLHHNYQQDQAVKQWAKDFSSKLAGLPPYMKVRRIHDQIIQMSTYYQGSSREVDGISIYSPYAILKKGTGVCQAYAALFQILCDQAGIPCLSRTGTAYQPEQTNSPIAHAWNLVYVNGEWLGIDTTWDDPVDLKNPKHQTLRYDYFLVDLSATHFPDDTIH from the coding sequence GTGTCCTTATTTCGTCGGTATTGTTTATGTTTGTCAATAGTTGTGAGTTTAGCCGGTTGTCAGAATCAGTGGGAGGAAAAAATTGTAGAGCTTCCTTTTTTTAATACGTTATTGGAAAAATTTCAAGCGCTAGATGCTAAAATCTATCAGTTCCCATATCTAGCATCAGAGGAGGAAACAGTTAAGGAAAAGAAGAATCTTTTCAAAGAACTACAAACTCTAAAACCTGTTGGCGTTCTTGAAAATGAAGAGGATCCTAAATTATTAGCTACTGTTTTGAATCAGTTAGAAAATGGAAATTATCATTTTATTTTGAAAATTAAGAATGACCGATTGGATAAGAATAAACTGTTTGATCATTTGTGTAAAAATCTTTACGGACATTATTATGGGATTACTTTGAAGCAGGTAAAAATGTATGTTTCTTCTAAAAAATTAGGGGAAACGAAAGTTTTATTTGCTTTTCAATTGCATCATAATTATCAACAAGATCAAGCAGTGAAACAATGGGCCAAAGATTTTTCGAGTAAGCTTGCCGGACTGCCTCCTTACATGAAAGTTCGGCGTATTCATGATCAAATTATACAGATGAGTACTTATTATCAGGGAAGTAGTCGAGAAGTTGATGGCATTTCTATTTATTCGCCTTATGCCATTTTAAAAAAAGGCACAGGAGTTTGTCAGGCGTATGCGGCTCTATTTCAAATTTTATGTGATCAAGCAGGGATACCGTGTCTATCGAGAACAGGAACTGCATACCAACCAGAACAAACAAATAGCCCTATTGCTCACGCTTGGAATTTGGTGTATGTCAATGGGGAATGGCTAGGTATTGATACGACCTGGGATGACCCTGTTGACTTAAAGAATCCTAAGCATCAGACTTTGCGGTATGATTATTTTTTAGTAGATTTAAGTGCTACACATTTTCCAGATGATACTATTCACTAA